One stretch of Mangifera indica cultivar Alphonso chromosome 9, CATAS_Mindica_2.1, whole genome shotgun sequence DNA includes these proteins:
- the LOC123225917 gene encoding chaperonin-like RbcX protein 2, chloroplastic, with product MAVAISVVGSAVVESHAGPCLCVEAAALPKSGGELALPRSSAKRKHVKGGVEMGSSFVDSWQDWRVSSKLIWNKVYNKNCSRKMKQQRRDGRLVIVNEFAGQYDDGFEDVKTQILNYFTYKAVRTVMNQLYEMNPTQYRWFYDFVVSNKPGDGKRFIRTLVKEKQDLAERVMITRLHLYGKWVKKCNHAEIYKEISDENLELMRERLIETVIWPSDDTNIGKIG from the exons ATGGCGGTAGCGATATCGGTGGTGGGTTCGGCGGTGGTGGAATCACATGCAGGGCCGTGTCTGTGCGTGGAGGCGGCGGCGCTGCCTAAGAGTGGAGGAGAGCTGGCGTTGCCGAGGAGTTCGGCGAAGAGGAAGCATGTCAAAGGAGGAGTAGAGATGGGGAGTTCGTTTGTGGATTCTTGGCAGGATTGGAGGGTTTCTTCGAAGTTGATTTGGAATAAAGTTTACAATAAGAATTGTTCGAGAAAAATGAAGCAGCAGAGAAGAGATGGAAGGCTTGTGATTGTTAATGAATTTGCAGGTCAGTATGATGATGGCTTTGAAGATGTTAAAACG CAAATTCTGAACTATTTCACATATAAAGCAGTGAGGACTGTGATGAACCAGCTCTATGAGATGAATCCAACGCAATATAGGTGGTTTTATGA TTTTGTTGTATCAAATAAACCTGGAGATGGCAAGCGTTTCATTCGAACTCTTGTAAAG gagAAGCAAGATCTTGCAGAAAGAGTAATGATAACACGCCTGCATTTATATGGAAAATGGGTTAAG AAATGCAACCATGCTGAAATATATAAAGAGATCTCCGATGAGAACCTGGAGTTGATGCGCGAACGCTTGATCGAGACGGTGATATGGCCTTCAGATGATACAAACATAGGGAAGATCGGCTGA